A window of Vescimonas fastidiosa contains these coding sequences:
- a CDS encoding DUF4830 domain-containing protein, producing MKMLCFSRRKLLPAAAIVLVIAVGAVLLLSRGRGKGAERVYPGGNEGRVTYLEKLGWQVEPEPVETLQIKLPADLKGYEDYLALQTEQGLPFADCGGKVVCRYTYRVTNYPGGRRDAQVNLLQCDGAVVAGDVVLLGEDGGVFGLEFPK from the coding sequence ATGAAAATGCTATGCTTTTCCCGCCGAAAGCTGCTGCCGGCGGCGGCGATAGTCCTGGTTATTGCGGTGGGGGCCGTGCTGCTGCTCTCCCGGGGGAGAGGAAAAGGGGCCGAAAGGGTATATCCGGGCGGCAACGAGGGCCGCGTCACCTACCTGGAAAAGCTGGGCTGGCAGGTGGAGCCGGAGCCGGTGGAGACGCTGCAAATAAAGCTGCCGGCGGACCTCAAGGGCTACGAGGACTACCTGGCCCTGCAAACGGAGCAGGGGCTGCCCTTTGCGGACTGCGGGGGGAAGGTGGTGTGCCGCTACACCTACCGGGTGACCAACTACCCCGGTGGGCGCAGGGACGCCCAGGTGAACCTGCTGCAATGCGACGGCGCGGTGGTGGCCGGAGATGTGGTGCTGCTGGGAGAGGACGGCGGGGTGTTTGGCCTGGAATTTCCGAAATAA
- the mtnN gene encoding 5'-methylthioadenosine/S-adenosylhomocysteine nucleosidase: MKIGMMYAMDGEIESLLKNENAHLIEKVSGASFYQIRENVVACAGGVGKVNAAMSTQLLLSRYAPDVVLNVGVAGCFENVPIGTLVLATGFVQHDSDTSALGDPVGLVSTVNKVEFPTAWPEKARAAMDKTGLPYRTGLVATGDWFATDTPRSHWIYDTFHPLLCEMEGGAVAQVCYRNGVPFLSLKSVSDCVLEHHDFFFNFPEAIRELNGVAMKFIDNLEAE, encoded by the coding sequence ATGAAAATAGGCATGATGTACGCTATGGATGGCGAAATTGAGAGCCTGCTGAAAAACGAAAACGCCCACCTTATAGAAAAGGTATCCGGTGCCTCCTTTTATCAGATTCGGGAAAATGTGGTGGCCTGCGCCGGAGGCGTGGGCAAGGTGAACGCCGCCATGTCCACCCAGCTGCTCCTCAGCCGCTACGCCCCGGATGTGGTGCTGAATGTGGGCGTGGCCGGGTGCTTTGAAAATGTGCCCATTGGCACCCTGGTGCTGGCCACGGGCTTCGTGCAGCACGACTCCGACACCTCCGCCCTGGGCGACCCTGTGGGCCTGGTGTCCACGGTGAATAAGGTGGAGTTCCCCACCGCCTGGCCCGAGAAGGCCCGGGCCGCCATGGATAAGACGGGCCTGCCCTATCGCACGGGGCTGGTGGCCACCGGCGACTGGTTCGCCACCGACACCCCCCGCAGCCACTGGATCTACGACACCTTCCACCCCTTGCTGTGCGAGATGGAGGGGGGCGCCGTGGCCCAGGTGTGTTACCGAAACGGCGTGCCGTTCCTCTCCCTGAAGTCCGTCAGCGACTGTGTGCTGGAGCACCACGACTTCTTCTTTAACTTCCCCGAGGCCATCCGGGAATTAAACGGCGTGGCCATGAAATTCATCGACAATCTGGAGGCGGAGTGA
- a CDS encoding ribosomal-processing cysteine protease Prp, with protein sequence MTTVSFLVEQSRIVGFDVQGHSGWGDEGADIVCAAVTSAIRLVESTVNDVMGLCASVKVREKDAKIIFRLPGGLSAPAESTCQNLLTGLMVYLTQLHDEYPENIEVMEE encoded by the coding sequence ATGACCACCGTTTCATTCCTTGTGGAGCAGTCCCGCATCGTGGGCTTTGATGTCCAGGGGCACAGCGGCTGGGGAGACGAGGGCGCGGACATCGTCTGTGCCGCCGTAACCAGCGCCATCCGTCTGGTGGAGAGCACCGTCAATGATGTGATGGGCCTGTGCGCCTCGGTTAAGGTCCGGGAAAAGGACGCCAAGATCATCTTTCGTCTGCCCGGCGGCCTGTCCGCCCCGGCGGAGAGTACCTGCCAAAATCTGCTGACGGGGCTCATGGTGTATCTTACTCAGCTTCACGACGAATACCCCGAAAACATCGAAGTAATGGAGGAGTGA
- a CDS encoding cation-translocating P-type ATPase codes for MKPEYLQSAEEVLCSQGSQRGGLTSQEAAARLEKHGPNRLQEAKKITNLQRFLQQLKDPMLLILMAAAAVSAVTSILSGEKLTEVIIILAVVLLNAVLGVVQESKAEAAIEALQTMTAATSKVLRDGKITVLHSADLVPGDVVLLEAGDAVPADGRLLESASLKIEEAALTGESVPVNKTAETISAEGDVPLGDRKNMCYMGSTVVYGRGSAVITATGMDTEMGKIAGVLARTEQEETPLQRKLTQLGKTLSYLVLAICVFIFVFDLLVEGDYSLEAILKTFMVAVSLAVAAIPEGLATVVTVVLSIGVTNMSKRGAVIRRLTAVETLGCTQVICSDKTGTLTQNKMTVVDHTGPQRLLATAMALCSDAAWTEEGAQGEPTEAALVNFAAEAGLKKPLLEEQQPRVAEAPFDSSRKMMSTVHQIDGGFIQYTKGAPDEVLRLCTCYIESGEMRPMTEEKRRAILLENKAMADRALRVLAAAQRSWGDKLPEDISPETLEQDLCFIGLAGMIDPVRPEVKDAIHQCRKAGIRPVMITGDHKDTAVAIAKELDILDSADQAITGSALNDLTDEELAEAVPRYSVYARVQPEHKVRIVSAWKKRGAITAMTGDGVNDAPSIKTADIGVGMGITGTDVTKNVADMVLSDDNFATIVGAVGEGRRIYDNIRKTIQFLLASNMSEVLGVFTATLLGFTLLGPVHLLFINLITDCFPALALGLEKAEPDVMDRPPRDSHDGIFAGGLGLDILYQGVLITVITLASYIIGHCVEVGYFEMPSGVSPHGMTMAFLTMSMCEIFHSFNMRFQRRSIFSGHSHNKVLWAAMLGSLLITTLVLEVGPIADAFGFTPVGWAEYGIALALAVLVIPVVELVKFFQRRAAKKKHK; via the coding sequence ATGAAACCGGAATATTTACAGTCAGCGGAGGAGGTCCTGTGCAGTCAGGGCAGCCAGCGGGGTGGGCTCACCTCACAGGAGGCTGCCGCTCGCCTGGAGAAGCACGGCCCCAACCGCCTGCAGGAGGCCAAGAAGATCACCAACCTCCAGCGTTTTTTGCAGCAGCTGAAGGATCCTATGCTGCTGATTTTGATGGCCGCCGCCGCGGTGTCCGCCGTTACCAGTATTCTCTCCGGGGAGAAGCTGACGGAGGTTATCATCATCCTGGCGGTGGTGCTGCTGAACGCCGTTTTGGGCGTGGTGCAGGAGAGTAAGGCTGAGGCCGCCATTGAGGCCCTGCAAACCATGACCGCCGCCACCAGCAAGGTGCTGCGGGACGGCAAGATCACCGTGCTGCACAGCGCCGACCTGGTGCCCGGAGATGTGGTGCTGTTGGAGGCCGGAGACGCCGTGCCCGCCGATGGTCGGCTGCTGGAGTCCGCTTCCCTGAAAATCGAGGAGGCCGCCCTCACCGGCGAGAGCGTTCCGGTGAATAAGACCGCCGAGACCATCAGCGCCGAGGGGGATGTGCCCCTGGGCGACCGGAAAAATATGTGCTATATGGGCTCCACCGTGGTCTATGGCCGGGGTAGCGCCGTCATCACCGCCACCGGCATGGACACCGAAATGGGCAAGATCGCCGGGGTTCTGGCCCGGACGGAGCAGGAGGAGACCCCCCTCCAGCGCAAGCTGACCCAGCTGGGCAAGACCCTTTCCTACCTGGTGCTGGCCATCTGTGTGTTTATCTTTGTGTTTGACCTGCTGGTGGAGGGTGACTACTCCCTGGAGGCCATTCTGAAAACCTTCATGGTGGCCGTTTCCCTGGCTGTGGCCGCCATTCCCGAGGGCCTGGCTACGGTGGTGACGGTGGTATTGTCCATCGGCGTTACCAACATGAGTAAGCGCGGGGCGGTGATCCGCCGTCTGACGGCGGTGGAGACCTTGGGCTGCACCCAGGTCATTTGCTCCGATAAGACCGGCACCCTTACCCAGAATAAGATGACCGTGGTGGACCACACAGGCCCCCAGCGGCTCCTGGCCACGGCCATGGCTCTGTGCAGCGACGCTGCCTGGACAGAGGAGGGAGCCCAGGGCGAGCCTACGGAGGCGGCTCTGGTGAATTTCGCCGCCGAGGCGGGGCTGAAAAAACCCCTGCTGGAGGAGCAGCAGCCCCGGGTGGCCGAGGCCCCCTTTGACTCCTCCCGAAAGATGATGTCCACCGTCCACCAGATCGACGGCGGCTTTATCCAGTATACCAAGGGCGCCCCGGATGAGGTGCTGCGCCTTTGCACCTGCTATATAGAGAGCGGCGAAATGCGCCCCATGACCGAGGAAAAGCGCCGGGCTATTCTGCTGGAGAATAAGGCTATGGCCGACCGGGCCCTCCGGGTCCTGGCCGCCGCCCAGCGCAGCTGGGGCGACAAGCTGCCCGAGGATATAAGCCCCGAGACCCTGGAGCAGGATCTGTGCTTCATAGGTCTGGCGGGCATGATCGACCCCGTGCGTCCGGAGGTGAAGGACGCCATCCACCAGTGCCGTAAGGCGGGCATCCGCCCGGTGATGATCACCGGTGACCATAAGGACACCGCCGTGGCCATCGCCAAGGAGCTGGATATTCTCGACAGCGCCGACCAGGCCATCACCGGCAGCGCCCTTAACGACCTGACGGATGAGGAGCTTGCGGAGGCTGTGCCCAGGTACAGCGTCTATGCCCGGGTCCAGCCGGAGCATAAGGTGCGCATCGTCAGTGCCTGGAAAAAGCGCGGAGCCATTACCGCCATGACCGGCGACGGCGTCAACGATGCCCCCAGCATCAAGACCGCCGACATCGGTGTGGGTATGGGCATCACCGGCACCGATGTCACCAAGAATGTGGCGGACATGGTCCTCTCCGATGATAACTTTGCCACCATCGTGGGCGCGGTGGGCGAGGGCCGCCGCATTTACGACAATATCCGCAAGACCATCCAGTTCCTCCTGGCCTCCAATATGAGCGAGGTGCTGGGCGTGTTCACCGCCACCCTCCTGGGCTTCACCCTGCTGGGGCCGGTGCATCTGCTGTTTATCAATCTTATTACCGACTGCTTCCCGGCCCTGGCCCTGGGCCTGGAGAAGGCGGAGCCGGATGTGATGGATCGGCCGCCCCGGGACAGCCACGACGGCATCTTTGCCGGCGGCCTGGGCCTGGATATTCTGTATCAGGGCGTGCTTATCACCGTCATTACCCTGGCCTCCTATATCATCGGCCACTGCGTGGAGGTGGGGTATTTCGAGATGCCCTCCGGCGTCTCTCCCCACGGCATGACCATGGCCTTTTTGACCATGAGCATGTGCGAGATATTCCACAGCTTCAATATGCGCTTCCAGCGCCGCAGCATCTTCTCCGGCCACAGCCATAATAAAGTCCTGTGGGCGGCCATGCTGGGCAGCCTCCTTATAACCACCCTGGTCCTGGAGGTGGGGCCCATTGCCGATGCCTTCGGCTTCACCCCTGTGGGCTGGGCCGAGTACGGTATCGCCCTGGCCCTGGCCGTGCTGGTGATCCCGGTGGTGGAGCTGGTGAAGTTCTTCCAGCGCCGTGCCGCAAAGAAAAAGCACAAATAA
- a CDS encoding putative ABC transporter permease, producing the protein MIWFWTFIFYSLAGYGLEKLYAFAVRARHRVRKCFLLLPLCPVYGLAMVAVLRLAGDTESFWQLALYGGILCTAVEYAVHFLYEKCLGVLFWDYSGTHLDLHRRICFPFAVAWGLLSALAVRLVQPRIAPVLASISPEATLAAVLLLMADSFFTVRLLRRSHNIDLLGLKNLWAELHQI; encoded by the coding sequence ATGATCTGGTTTTGGACCTTTATTTTTTACAGCCTGGCGGGCTATGGCCTGGAAAAGCTCTACGCCTTCGCCGTCCGAGCCCGGCATCGGGTGCGCAAGTGCTTTCTGCTGCTGCCTCTGTGCCCGGTGTACGGCCTGGCCATGGTGGCGGTGCTTCGCCTGGCGGGGGACACGGAGAGCTTTTGGCAGCTGGCCCTGTATGGAGGGATCCTCTGCACCGCCGTGGAGTACGCCGTGCATTTTCTCTATGAAAAATGCCTGGGCGTCCTGTTTTGGGATTACAGCGGCACCCACTTAGACCTCCACCGGCGCATCTGCTTCCCCTTTGCCGTGGCCTGGGGACTGCTCTCGGCCCTGGCGGTGCGCCTGGTGCAGCCGCGTATTGCCCCGGTGCTGGCGAGTATCTCTCCGGAGGCGACCTTAGCTGCGGTGCTGCTGCTCATGGCCGACAGCTTCTTTACCGTCCGTCTCCTGCGCCGCAGCCATAATATAGACCTCTTAGGCCTTAAAAACCTCTGGGCGGAATTGCATCAGATATAA
- a CDS encoding S-ribosylhomocysteine lyase — protein sequence MERIASFTVDHTVLEPGLYLSRRDGNVVTFDLRFKKPNTGDLLSNSQMHSVEHLIATLLRNSQSRDAVVYFGPMGCQTGFYFLFDGDKLTNSQAIALLQAVFARAAEYDGPMPGCSAAECGNYRNLSVEEGRACCARYRDLIASWTEEMLVYPAK from the coding sequence ATGGAGCGTATAGCCAGCTTTACCGTGGACCACACCGTGCTGGAGCCGGGGCTGTATCTCTCCCGGCGGGACGGGAATGTGGTGACCTTTGACCTGCGCTTTAAGAAGCCCAACACCGGCGACCTGCTTTCAAACAGCCAAATGCACTCCGTGGAGCATCTCATCGCCACCCTCCTGCGCAACTCCCAAAGCCGGGATGCGGTGGTCTACTTCGGCCCCATGGGCTGCCAGACGGGCTTTTACTTCCTCTTTGACGGGGATAAGCTTACGAATAGTCAGGCCATCGCCCTATTGCAGGCGGTTTTTGCCCGGGCCGCGGAATATGACGGGCCTATGCCCGGCTGCTCCGCCGCCGAGTGTGGAAACTACCGGAACCTCAGTGTGGAGGAGGGTCGGGCCTGCTGCGCCCGGTATCGTGACCTGATTGCCTCCTGGACGGAGGAAATGCTGGTTTATCCCGCAAAATAA
- a CDS encoding alpha/beta fold hydrolase — protein sequence MTNCEHFRFLSSDGKTQLHGCIWTPEEKIKFRGVLQIAHGVAEHIERYDDFARFLNSQGIVVAGHDHLGHGKSLPQGGTPVYFGEKDGWKHAVDDIHGLHLILAKRYKRLPQLILGHSMGSFLTRSYLIRYPGEKKAAVIMGTGWQPGYMLTGGTLVAKRFLYKNGPDSTSPFVTEMAFGGYNRAFAPNRTGVDWLSADTENVDRYIADPLCGADATVGLFRDMLGGIRFNQKRGNLARMDTSMPVLFIAGQDDPVGNMGKGVRRSYDAFRAAGMQDVSIQLYPGLRHEILNEKAMQETVYNDILNWLSRYI from the coding sequence ATGACAAATTGTGAACATTTCCGTTTCCTCTCCTCCGACGGAAAGACCCAGCTGCACGGGTGCATCTGGACCCCGGAGGAAAAAATCAAGTTCCGGGGTGTTTTGCAGATCGCCCACGGTGTGGCAGAACACATTGAGCGGTACGACGACTTTGCCCGGTTTCTGAATAGCCAGGGCATCGTGGTGGCCGGGCACGACCACCTGGGCCACGGCAAGTCCCTGCCCCAGGGAGGCACGCCGGTATATTTCGGGGAAAAGGACGGATGGAAGCACGCGGTGGACGACATCCACGGCCTGCACCTGATTTTGGCCAAGCGCTATAAGCGTCTGCCTCAGCTTATCCTGGGGCACAGCATGGGGTCATTTCTCACCCGGTCGTATCTCATCCGCTATCCCGGGGAGAAAAAGGCCGCCGTCATCATGGGCACCGGCTGGCAGCCGGGCTATATGCTCACAGGCGGCACCTTGGTCGCCAAGCGCTTCCTCTATAAAAACGGACCGGACTCCACCAGTCCCTTTGTCACCGAGATGGCCTTCGGCGGGTATAACCGGGCCTTTGCCCCCAACCGCACGGGCGTGGACTGGCTCTCGGCAGACACGGAGAATGTGGACCGCTACATCGCCGACCCCCTGTGCGGAGCGGACGCTACGGTGGGCCTGTTCCGGGATATGCTGGGGGGTATCCGCTTCAATCAGAAGCGGGGGAACCTGGCAAGGATGGACACCTCTATGCCGGTGCTGTTCATCGCCGGGCAGGATGACCCGGTGGGCAACATGGGAAAGGGCGTGCGGCGGTCATATGATGCCTTCCGGGCCGCCGGGATGCAGGATGTTTCCATTCAGCTCTACCCCGGCCTGCGGCACGAGATCCTCAATGAAAAGGCCATGCAGGAGACGGTGTATAACGACATTTTGAATTGGCTTTCCCGTTATATCTGA
- a CDS encoding zinc ribbon domain-containing protein: MAFFDELTKKAQTYAGVAVDKAKDLAGAASEKAKEVADSAKINMAILSEQRELDKNYKAIGEWFVAEYGEDIPDAVKDVVEAVNASKAKIAELEASKPQKDEEEEPAERTCPVCGTTADSKFCPECGAPMGEAKDTQE, translated from the coding sequence ATGGCATTTTTTGATGAATTGACCAAGAAGGCGCAGACCTATGCAGGCGTAGCCGTGGATAAGGCAAAGGATCTGGCAGGTGCCGCCAGCGAGAAGGCCAAGGAAGTGGCCGACTCCGCCAAGATCAATATGGCCATCCTGTCTGAGCAGCGGGAGCTGGATAAGAATTACAAGGCCATCGGCGAGTGGTTTGTAGCCGAGTACGGCGAAGATATTCCGGATGCTGTGAAGGATGTGGTGGAGGCTGTGAACGCCTCCAAGGCCAAGATCGCCGAGCTGGAGGCCTCCAAGCCCCAGAAGGACGAGGAGGAAGAGCCCGCCGAGCGTACCTGCCCTGTCTGCGGCACCACCGCCGACAGCAAGTTCTGCCCCGAGTGCGGCGCCCCCATGGGCGAGGCCAAGGATACCCAGGAGTAA
- the rplU gene encoding 50S ribosomal protein L21, with protein sequence MQAIIVTGGKQYNVSEGDTLFIEKLDVNAGDAVVFDQVLAIVDGENTKFGTPVVEGAKVDATVVKNGKGKKIRIFKYTPKKGYRKRQGHRQPYTKVEIGKITF encoded by the coding sequence ATGCAGGCAATCATCGTGACCGGTGGCAAGCAGTACAATGTTTCTGAGGGTGACACTCTGTTCATTGAGAAGCTGGATGTCAACGCCGGCGACGCCGTGGTCTTCGATCAGGTTCTGGCCATCGTAGATGGGGAGAACACCAAGTTCGGCACTCCCGTGGTGGAGGGCGCTAAGGTGGACGCCACCGTCGTGAAGAACGGCAAGGGCAAGAAGATCCGTATCTTCAAGTACACCCCCAAAAAGGGTTATCGCAAACGCCAGGGCCATCGTCAGCCTTACACCAAGGTTGAGATCGGCAAAATCACTTTCTAA
- a CDS encoding tRNA(Met) cytidine acetate ligase: MDAVGVVCEFDPLHRGHEALLRRVGASGRPVVCAMSGNFTQRGSPACAEKFVRAEMAVRCGADLVAELPTPWAMATAEKFADGGVGLLSLCGVKTLCFGSECGDIDALWTAAEVLLREDIHRAIRAEMNEGLSYAAARQGVLEREAGCGGLLAQPNNTLAVEYLKAIRRRGLAADAITVRREDGGHHGAASASRIRALLAAGQAADAFALMPPAAADILDREIKKGLAPADPARLEAAMLARLRLMSETDFAPYDGGSEGLYRRVYRAVQAGVSLGDILTRATTKRYPTARVRRMLWAAFLNLEPPSAEVPYIRVLAATEAGRKLLRQMQDSGVPVLTKAADVGRLGPAAQALFTREARRTDVYTLAASPLPCGSDWRKTPVMV, from the coding sequence ATGGACGCAGTGGGCGTTGTTTGTGAATTTGACCCCCTGCACCGGGGACATGAGGCGCTGCTGCGCCGGGTCGGTGCGTCGGGGCGGCCGGTGGTGTGCGCCATGAGCGGCAACTTCACCCAGCGAGGCAGCCCGGCCTGCGCGGAAAAATTCGTCCGGGCGGAGATGGCCGTCCGATGCGGAGCCGACCTGGTGGCGGAGCTGCCCACCCCTTGGGCCATGGCCACGGCGGAAAAATTTGCCGACGGCGGTGTAGGCCTGCTCTCTCTCTGCGGCGTGAAAACCCTCTGTTTCGGCAGCGAGTGCGGGGACATAGACGCCCTGTGGACGGCGGCGGAGGTCCTGCTGCGGGAGGATATACACCGGGCCATCCGGGCAGAAATGAACGAGGGCCTTTCTTACGCCGCCGCCCGGCAAGGGGTGCTGGAGCGGGAGGCCGGATGCGGCGGGCTCCTGGCCCAGCCCAACAACACCCTGGCCGTGGAATATCTCAAGGCCATACGCCGCCGGGGCCTTGCCGCAGATGCAATTACGGTGCGCCGGGAGGACGGCGGCCACCACGGGGCTGCCTCGGCCTCCCGAATTCGGGCGCTGCTGGCAGCGGGACAGGCGGCGGACGCTTTCGCCCTGATGCCACCGGCAGCGGCGGACATCCTGGACCGGGAGATAAAAAAGGGCCTGGCCCCGGCGGACCCGGCCCGGCTGGAGGCGGCTATGCTTGCCCGGCTGCGGCTGATGAGTGAAACCGACTTCGCCCCCTATGACGGCGGCAGTGAAGGGCTTTACCGTCGGGTGTATCGGGCGGTGCAGGCGGGGGTCAGTCTGGGGGACATTCTCACCCGGGCCACCACCAAGCGCTACCCCACCGCCCGGGTGCGGCGGATGCTGTGGGCGGCGTTTCTAAACCTGGAGCCGCCCTCGGCGGAGGTCCCCTATATCCGGGTTCTGGCCGCCACGGAGGCAGGCCGCAAGCTCCTGCGGCAAATGCAGGATAGCGGTGTGCCCGTGCTGACCAAGGCGGCGGATGTAGGGCGCTTAGGCCCCGCCGCCCAGGCCCTTTTCACCCGGGAGGCCCGGCGGACGGATGTTTACACCCTGGCCGCCTCTCCCCTCCCCTGCGGCAGTGACTGGAGAAAAACACCGGTAATGGTGTGA
- the rpmA gene encoding 50S ribosomal protein L27, whose translation MLYIGLQFFAHKKGMGSTKNGRDSESKRLGPKRADGQFVLSGNILVRQRGTHIHPGKNVGIGTDDTLFAKADGVVRFERLGKDRKQVSVYPAE comes from the coding sequence ATGCTGTATATCGGTCTGCAATTCTTCGCTCATAAAAAAGGTATGGGCTCCACCAAGAATGGCCGTGATTCCGAGTCCAAGCGCCTGGGCCCCAAGCGTGCTGACGGTCAGTTCGTTCTGTCCGGCAACATCCTGGTGCGTCAGCGCGGCACGCACATTCACCCCGGCAAGAATGTGGGCATCGGCACCGACGATACCCTCTTTGCCAAGGCTGACGGTGTTGTCCGTTTCGAGCGTCTGGGCAAGGATCGTAAGCAGGTCTCTGTTTACCCCGCCGAGTAA
- a CDS encoding uracil-DNA glycosylase: protein MSEWEKLENECRSCQACALSRTRKNVVFGVGSREAEVLFIGEGPGANEDAEGVPFVGAAGKLLDDMLEMIGLKREAVYIANIVKCRPPQNRDPLNVEKDACIGYLRRQVALLRPKIIVCLGRIAAMELIRENFKITREHGQFCEKNGVLMTAMYHPAALLRDGSKKPEAFVDLKALQEKIREVCVRTPIEFD, encoded by the coding sequence ATGTCCGAATGGGAGAAATTGGAAAACGAATGCAGAAGCTGCCAGGCCTGCGCCCTGAGCCGGACCCGGAAAAATGTGGTGTTCGGCGTGGGAAGCCGAGAGGCGGAGGTCCTGTTCATCGGTGAGGGGCCCGGGGCCAACGAGGACGCAGAGGGCGTACCCTTCGTGGGCGCCGCCGGGAAGCTGCTGGATGATATGCTGGAAATGATCGGTCTGAAGCGGGAGGCGGTATACATCGCCAACATCGTCAAGTGCCGTCCGCCCCAGAACCGGGACCCGCTGAATGTGGAAAAGGACGCCTGCATCGGCTATCTGCGGCGGCAGGTGGCGCTTCTGCGGCCCAAGATCATTGTGTGCCTGGGGCGCATTGCGGCCATGGAGCTGATACGGGAGAATTTCAAGATCACCCGGGAGCATGGGCAGTTCTGTGAGAAAAACGGTGTGCTGATGACAGCCATGTACCACCCGGCAGCCCTGCTCCGGGACGGAAGCAAGAAGCCGGAGGCTTTCGTGGATCTAAAGGCCCTGCAGGAAAAGATCCGGGAGGTCTGCGTAAGAACGCCCATTGAATTTGATTAA
- the glpK gene encoding glycerol kinase GlpK — protein MEQYILALDQGTTSSRAILFDRRGQIASVGQYDFPQIYPQAGWVEHDPADIWGSESRAAAEALRAVKPGQVLGIGVTNQRETTLLWDKKTGEPVYNAIVWQCRRTAEMCEELKKRGLTERIQATTGLLLDAYFSATKICWILDNVPGARDRAERGELLFGTVESYLIWKLTGSHVTDYSNASRTMLFDIHNLRWDEELCDILHIPMSALPRPVSNSEIYGTVKPDIPGFEKVAGVPVCGAAGDQQAALFGQGCFAPGQAKNTYGTGCFTLINVGTDPVRSRAGLVTSVAWQVKGKTCYALEGSVFNGGSTIQWLRDELGIISSAPEINTLAATVPSSGGVVVVPAFTGLGAPYWDMYARGAILGLTRGTGRAHIARAVLECIAYQVTDLMLAMRQDAGCDIACLRVDGGASVSDLLMQLQADGLRIPVDRPAMVETTAFGAAALAGLACGMWSSLEELETLRRSDRVFLPQRVQSECDEEYRLWKRAVARAADWIEH, from the coding sequence ATGGAGCAGTATATTCTGGCGCTGGACCAGGGAACCACCAGCTCCCGCGCCATTCTGTTTGACCGCCGCGGTCAGATCGCCTCGGTGGGCCAATACGACTTTCCCCAGATCTATCCCCAGGCCGGCTGGGTGGAGCACGACCCGGCAGACATTTGGGGGTCTGAGAGCCGGGCGGCGGCAGAGGCTCTGCGCGCCGTAAAGCCGGGCCAGGTGCTGGGCATCGGCGTCACCAACCAGCGGGAGACCACCCTGCTGTGGGACAAAAAAACCGGCGAGCCGGTGTATAACGCCATTGTCTGGCAGTGCCGCCGCACGGCGGAGATGTGCGAGGAGCTGAAAAAGCGGGGCCTTACGGAGCGGATTCAGGCCACCACCGGCCTCCTGCTGGATGCCTATTTTTCGGCCACGAAAATCTGCTGGATATTGGATAATGTCCCCGGGGCCCGGGATCGGGCGGAGCGTGGCGAGCTGCTCTTCGGCACCGTGGAGAGCTACCTCATCTGGAAGCTCACCGGCAGCCATGTGACGGACTACTCCAATGCCTCCCGTACCATGCTCTTCGATATTCATAACCTCCGCTGGGACGAGGAGCTGTGCGACATTTTGCATATTCCCATGTCCGCCCTGCCCCGGCCCGTGTCCAACAGCGAGATCTACGGCACCGTGAAGCCCGATATTCCCGGCTTTGAAAAGGTGGCGGGGGTTCCGGTGTGCGGTGCGGCGGGGGACCAGCAGGCGGCCCTCTTCGGCCAGGGGTGCTTTGCTCCCGGCCAGGCTAAAAATACATACGGCACCGGCTGCTTTACCCTGATAAATGTAGGCACGGACCCGGTGCGCAGCCGGGCGGGCCTGGTCACCTCCGTTGCCTGGCAGGTAAAAGGTAAAACCTGCTACGCCCTGGAGGGCAGCGTTTTTAACGGCGGCAGCACCATCCAGTGGCTGCGGGACGAGCTGGGTATCATAAGCTCCGCCCCGGAGATCAATACCCTGGCGGCCACGGTCCCTTCCTCCGGCGGCGTGGTGGTGGTGCCCGCCTTCACAGGCCTGGGCGCTCCCTATTGGGATATGTATGCCCGGGGCGCCATCCTGGGTCTGACCCGGGGCACGGGCCGGGCCCATATTGCCCGGGCGGTGCTGGAGTGCATCGCCTACCAGGTCACGGACCTGATGCTGGCCATGCGCCAGGACGCCGGGTGCGACATTGCCTGCCTGCGGGTGGACGGCGGCGCCAGCGTCAGCGACCTGCTGATGCAGCTCCAGGCCGACGGTCTGCGCATCCCCGTGGATCGTCCCGCCATGGTGGAGACCACCGCCTTCGGCGCGGCGGCTCTGGCGGGTCTGGCCTGCGGTATGTGGAGCAGCCTGGAGGAGCTGGAGACCCTCCGCCGCAGCGACCGGGTGTTCCTGCCCCAGAGGGTCCAGAGCGAATGCGACGAGGAATACCGTCTCTGGAAGCGGGCCGTAGCCCGGGCCGCCGACTGGATCGAGCATTAA